In a single window of the Micromonospora inositola genome:
- a CDS encoding glycoside hydrolase family 65 protein, translating into MAVDPGCELCAGDLPSGWALTYPDGDPAGEATRETMLTLGNGRMATRGAPPEATSDGVHYPGTYLAGFHNRLSGRTSSDGEDSIVNLPNWLPLTFRPAGGDWFTPQQGRRVHEHRVLDLRSGVYLRELLVVDRQQRRTRLRQRRLVSMANPHLAVLETTIVPENWSGRLEIRSAVDAGIVNSNAALEAGTCGRHLTDVASGADDPETVWLTAATTGSRQRLAVVTRTRVGVPDAPGPHASRVTAPGPDAMGHVIGVDVVPGRRVSVEKTVAVFSSHDRAVDEPLTAAREELRYAAASDALLAEHAAAWNRLWERFRLDVGEEHRWQLPVRVHTFHLLQTLSPHTIALDAGVPARGLHGEGYHGHIFWDELFVYPYLNLRLPELTRALLEYRHRRLTAARRQAEAAGMVGALFPWQSGSSGQDESPSRSRSPVTGRWVDDYTGRQQHVNLAVAYCVWRYWETTADLSFLVSCGVELLVETARFWAGLATYNPSDDRYDIRGVLGPDEYHDGYPGRPGLGLDNSAYINVMVAWMLTRAEEAYAITRGHPGAVPWREVTVDDAERRQWAHISHRLRLAFLNDGILAQFERYGDLAELDWDRYRRQYDDLRLLGSLLQAEGDDPNRYKISKQADVLMLLYLFSAEELTGLVRRLGYDFNQSRIPATVEHYLSRTTHGSTLSRVAHAWVLARTDRRRSFDMLQTALGTDLVDPEHSSTREGIHLGATAGTLDILQRCYTGLEVRDNVLRLDPLLPEGLDHLDTVIRYRNLLIDLHVDRERVRISAAPGADRPVPLTVLDSSVLLSPGDTITITLNHRTGPADQPPPTNPPR; encoded by the coding sequence GCAACGGGCGCATGGCGACCCGAGGGGCGCCCCCGGAGGCGACATCCGACGGCGTCCACTACCCGGGCACCTATCTGGCCGGCTTCCACAATCGGCTCTCCGGCCGAACCAGCTCGGATGGCGAGGACAGCATCGTCAACCTACCGAACTGGCTGCCATTGACGTTCCGCCCGGCCGGCGGCGACTGGTTCACGCCGCAACAGGGGCGGCGTGTGCACGAGCACCGGGTGCTGGATCTGCGCAGCGGGGTCTATCTGCGGGAACTGCTGGTGGTCGACCGCCAGCAGCGACGGACCAGACTCCGGCAGCGGCGCCTCGTGTCGATGGCGAACCCTCATCTGGCGGTGTTGGAGACGACCATCGTCCCAGAGAACTGGTCGGGCCGGTTGGAAATCAGGTCGGCCGTCGACGCCGGGATCGTCAACTCCAACGCGGCGCTGGAAGCCGGAACCTGCGGTCGGCATCTCACCGACGTTGCCAGCGGTGCGGATGATCCGGAGACGGTGTGGTTGACCGCGGCGACGACCGGCTCCCGGCAGCGGCTCGCCGTCGTCACCCGCACCAGGGTCGGCGTTCCCGACGCCCCTGGGCCCCACGCCTCGCGGGTCACGGCCCCCGGGCCCGACGCCATGGGTCACGTGATCGGCGTCGATGTGGTGCCGGGGAGACGGGTGTCGGTGGAGAAGACGGTAGCGGTCTTCTCCAGCCACGATCGCGCCGTCGACGAGCCGCTGACCGCTGCGCGGGAGGAACTGCGGTACGCGGCGGCGTCCGATGCGTTGCTGGCCGAGCATGCCGCCGCGTGGAACCGGCTGTGGGAGCGGTTTCGGCTCGACGTCGGCGAGGAACACAGATGGCAGTTGCCGGTCCGGGTGCACACCTTCCACCTGCTGCAAACGTTGTCGCCGCACACGATCGCCCTGGACGCGGGCGTGCCCGCGCGGGGGCTGCACGGAGAGGGGTACCACGGCCACATCTTCTGGGACGAGCTGTTCGTCTATCCGTACCTGAACCTGCGGTTGCCGGAGCTGACCCGGGCGTTGCTGGAGTATCGGCACCGGAGGTTGACGGCCGCGCGGCGGCAAGCGGAGGCCGCAGGCATGGTGGGCGCCTTGTTTCCCTGGCAGAGCGGCAGCAGCGGCCAAGACGAAAGTCCCAGCCGTTCACGCTCCCCGGTCACCGGGAGGTGGGTGGACGACTACACCGGTCGGCAGCAGCACGTCAATCTCGCGGTGGCCTACTGCGTGTGGCGGTACTGGGAGACGACAGCCGACCTGTCCTTCCTCGTCAGCTGCGGGGTCGAGTTGCTGGTCGAGACGGCACGGTTCTGGGCCGGTCTGGCCACCTACAACCCGTCCGATGACCGCTACGACATCAGGGGGGTGCTGGGGCCCGACGAGTATCACGACGGCTACCCGGGCCGGCCCGGCCTGGGGCTGGACAACTCTGCGTACATCAACGTGATGGTTGCGTGGATGCTGACCCGCGCCGAGGAGGCGTACGCGATCACACGCGGGCACCCGGGTGCGGTGCCATGGCGGGAGGTCACCGTCGACGACGCCGAACGCCGCCAGTGGGCACACATCAGCCACCGGCTGCGGCTGGCCTTCCTCAACGACGGCATCCTCGCCCAGTTCGAACGGTACGGCGACCTGGCGGAGCTCGACTGGGACCGGTACCGGCGGCAGTACGACGACCTGCGCCTACTGGGGTCGCTGCTGCAGGCCGAGGGCGACGACCCCAACCGCTACAAGATCTCCAAGCAGGCCGATGTGCTGATGCTGCTGTACCTGTTCAGCGCCGAGGAACTCACCGGGCTGGTGCGCCGCCTCGGCTACGACTTCAACCAGTCCCGGATCCCCGCCACCGTCGAGCACTACCTGTCCCGCACGACGCACGGCTCCACCCTGAGCCGGGTCGCGCACGCCTGGGTGCTCGCCCGCACTGACCGTCGCCGGTCCTTCGACATGCTGCAGACCGCGCTCGGCACCGATCTCGTCGACCCGGAACACAGCTCGACGCGAGAAGGCATCCACCTCGGCGCCACTGCCGGCACGCTCGACATCCTGCAACGCTGCTACACCGGCCTCGAGGTCCGCGACAACGTCCTTCGACTCGACCCGCTGCTGCCCGAAGGACTCGACCACCTCGACACCGTGATCCGCTACCGCAACCTGTTGATCGACTTGCACGTCGACCGCGAGCGAGTGCGGATCTCAGCCGCCCCCGGGGCGGACCGACCCGTGCCGCTGACTGTCCTGGACAGCTCTGTGCTGCTCTCACCCGGCGACACGATCACCATCACGCTCAATCACCGCACCGGCCCGGCGGATCAACCGCCGCCCACCAACCCACCACGGTAG
- a CDS encoding DNA glycosylase AlkZ-like family protein produces MVAHRLDRVEARRIAVRAQLLDAGRPSDLLAVVDRLTFLQLDPTAAVAPSADLVAWTRLGGAYEPEHLLSAVERDRTLFEHRAMVRPMTDLGLYRAEMAAWPQDARRRDWLQANERFRGYVLDLLRASGPLLSREVPDRSEVPWPSTGWTNNRNVTQMLEFLAARGEIAISGRVGRQRRWDLAERVYPVGAPVVPVGDAVRLRDERLLRSLGIARSSVVGEAGEPAVVEGTSGGWRVDRAAIGGSFAGRTALLSPFDRLVHDRKRALELFGFEYHLEMYVPKAKRRWGYFALPVLHHDELVGKVDAVADRKASILRVHAVHEDVPFGAEVAEAVRAELEALASWLGLTAVEHAHC; encoded by the coding sequence ATGGTGGCGCACCGGCTTGATCGTGTGGAGGCTCGGCGGATCGCGGTCCGCGCCCAGTTGCTCGACGCGGGCCGGCCTTCCGATCTGCTGGCGGTGGTGGACCGGTTGACGTTCCTGCAGCTGGATCCGACGGCCGCGGTGGCGCCGAGCGCTGACCTGGTGGCGTGGACGCGGCTGGGGGGCGCGTACGAGCCGGAGCACCTGCTGTCGGCGGTGGAGCGGGACCGGACGCTGTTCGAGCATCGGGCGATGGTGCGGCCGATGACGGACCTGGGGCTGTACCGGGCGGAGATGGCGGCATGGCCGCAGGACGCGCGGCGGCGGGACTGGCTGCAAGCCAACGAGCGGTTCCGCGGGTACGTGTTGGACCTGTTGCGTGCTTCCGGGCCGCTGCTGTCGCGGGAGGTGCCGGACCGCAGCGAGGTGCCGTGGCCGTCGACGGGGTGGACGAACAACCGCAACGTGACGCAGATGTTGGAGTTTCTGGCCGCGCGGGGCGAGATCGCAATCTCCGGTCGGGTGGGGCGGCAGCGGCGCTGGGATCTGGCGGAGCGGGTGTACCCGGTGGGCGCGCCGGTCGTCCCGGTGGGCGATGCGGTCCGGTTGCGGGACGAGCGGCTGTTGCGGTCGCTGGGGATCGCCCGCTCCTCGGTGGTGGGCGAGGCCGGCGAGCCGGCGGTGGTGGAGGGCACGTCGGGCGGGTGGCGGGTGGACCGGGCGGCGATCGGTGGTTCGTTCGCGGGGCGTACGGCGTTGCTGTCGCCGTTCGATCGGCTGGTGCACGACCGCAAGCGCGCGCTGGAGCTGTTCGGCTTCGAGTACCACCTGGAGATGTACGTGCCGAAGGCGAAGCGGCGCTGGGGTTACTTCGCGTTGCCGGTGCTGCACCACGACGAGTTGGTCGGGAAGGTGGACGCGGTGGCCGACCGGAAGGCGTCGATCCTGCGGGTGCACGCCGTGCACGAGGACGTGCCGTTCGGTGCGGAGGTGGCTGAGGCGGTGCGCGCCGAGCTGGAGGCGTTGGCGTCGTGGCTGGGTTTGACCGCCGTGGAGCACGCCCATTGTTAG
- a CDS encoding tyrosine-type recombinase/integrase — MHDKRDESVGVLIEEFLTARATRKPSPHTLAAYRRDLNSVAALVGEDSTPPLPLDQLMISALSPRVMRAAFARYAAPRAAASVHRAWSTWNNFFTFLVAEGVVPGNPMPAVGRPRAPLPQPKPLRGEGTPEELLAAVAREDGRQRDPWPERDLAVLALALCAGLRLSELLALRVASLAGRSGERRVDVAGKGGRPRVVPIEDDLDRVLADYLESRAHRFGARSVRPDSALLVDRRGEPLRRGGLQYLVESCYRRAGIGDRVPRGARLHALRHTFATRLAEDGASAAEIMRLLGHASLASSQTYIEVTAGQQRAAVRSNRTNRALAELPGRNAVGRRG; from the coding sequence ATGCATGACAAACGGGACGAATCGGTAGGAGTTCTGATCGAGGAGTTCCTGACCGCCCGGGCCACCCGGAAGCCTTCCCCGCACACCCTGGCCGCGTACCGGCGGGACCTGAACAGCGTCGCCGCGCTGGTGGGCGAGGATTCGACCCCTCCCCTCCCCCTCGACCAGCTGATGATCAGCGCCCTCTCCCCCCGGGTCATGCGGGCCGCATTCGCCCGGTACGCCGCTCCCCGCGCCGCCGCCTCGGTACACCGCGCCTGGTCCACCTGGAACAACTTCTTCACGTTCCTGGTCGCCGAGGGGGTCGTACCGGGAAATCCGATGCCGGCGGTGGGGCGGCCCCGCGCCCCGCTCCCCCAGCCCAAGCCGCTGCGTGGCGAGGGCACCCCGGAAGAGTTGCTCGCCGCGGTGGCCCGGGAGGACGGCCGGCAGCGCGACCCGTGGCCGGAACGGGACCTGGCGGTGCTGGCCCTGGCGCTCTGCGCCGGGCTGCGCCTGTCCGAGCTGCTGGCGCTGCGGGTGGCGTCGCTGGCCGGTCGGAGCGGGGAACGGCGGGTCGATGTGGCGGGCAAGGGCGGTCGTCCCCGGGTGGTGCCTATCGAGGACGACCTGGACCGGGTGCTGGCGGACTATCTGGAGAGTCGGGCCCACCGGTTCGGGGCGCGCAGCGTGCGGCCGGATTCTGCGCTGCTGGTGGACCGGCGGGGTGAGCCGTTGCGCCGGGGTGGGCTGCAGTACCTGGTGGAGTCCTGTTACCGGCGGGCCGGTATCGGCGACCGGGTGCCGCGCGGGGCGCGGCTGCACGCGCTGCGGCACACCTTCGCGACCCGGTTGGCCGAGGACGGCGCGAGCGCGGCGGAGATCATGCGGTTGTTGGGGCACGCGTCGTTGGCGTCCTCACAGACGTACATCGAGGTGACGGCAGGTCAGCAGCGGGCGGCGGTGCGGTCGAACCGGACGAATCGCGCGCTGGCCGAGTTGCCGGGTCGGAATGCTGTCGGTCGGCGGGGCTAG
- a CDS encoding IS701 family transposase, with product MARVADRFARAEPRRTAAAFVEGLLSSVERKTCWSLAERAGHGDPQAMQRLLRTALWDADAVRDDVRAWLVEQLGHPEGVLITDETGFLKKGLGSVGVQRQYTGTAGRVENAQVGVFLAYVSPLGRALIDRRLYLPETTWCERHDRRAAAGVPDQVGFATKPALARQMIAAALDDGVPVGWATGDEVYGADPGLRADLEQRGVGYVLAVGCDRRVTVNDGRTLVRVDELADRIPTAEWQRHSCGPGAKGPRDYLWAWITTSLHGEHRWLLIRRNHSTGELAFYLCWSPKPVPLHTLVTVAGSRWSIEELFQTGKGQVGLDHYQVRGWTGWHRFITLAMLALAVLTVLAAASAEQADSDPEIIALTVAEIRRLLNAFVLALPLPPAHTLHWSTWRRTSQARARRSHYQRRLSHHASRQVK from the coding sequence GTGGCGCGTGTCGCTGACCGGTTCGCCCGCGCGGAGCCACGTCGTACGGCGGCAGCGTTCGTGGAGGGGCTGCTGTCGAGCGTGGAGCGTAAGACGTGCTGGTCGCTTGCGGAACGGGCCGGACACGGGGATCCGCAGGCGATGCAGCGGCTGCTGCGCACGGCGTTGTGGGACGCCGACGCCGTCCGAGACGATGTTCGTGCCTGGCTGGTGGAGCAGCTTGGCCACCCCGAGGGGGTGCTGATCACCGATGAGACCGGGTTCCTGAAGAAGGGCCTGGGTTCGGTGGGGGTGCAGCGGCAGTACACCGGCACCGCCGGTCGTGTCGAGAACGCCCAGGTCGGGGTGTTCCTGGCCTACGTCTCACCCCTGGGCCGGGCGTTGATCGACCGCCGGCTCTACCTACCCGAGACGACCTGGTGCGAACGGCACGACCGCCGTGCGGCCGCCGGTGTCCCTGATCAAGTCGGGTTCGCCACGAAACCGGCCCTGGCCCGGCAGATGATCGCAGCGGCGTTGGATGATGGTGTTCCCGTCGGCTGGGCCACCGGCGACGAGGTCTACGGCGCCGACCCGGGCCTGCGCGCAGACCTGGAGCAGCGCGGCGTCGGCTATGTCCTCGCGGTCGGCTGCGACCGACGCGTCACCGTCAACGACGGACGCACCCTCGTCCGCGTCGACGAGCTCGCCGACCGGATACCCACCGCCGAGTGGCAACGGCACAGCTGCGGACCCGGCGCGAAAGGACCCCGCGACTACCTGTGGGCCTGGATCACCACCAGCCTGCATGGCGAGCACCGCTGGCTGCTCATCCGCCGCAACCACAGCACCGGCGAGCTGGCCTTCTACCTGTGCTGGTCACCGAAGCCAGTGCCGCTGCACACCCTCGTGACCGTCGCCGGCTCCCGCTGGAGCATCGAAGAGCTGTTCCAAACCGGCAAAGGCCAAGTCGGCCTGGACCACTACCAGGTCCGCGGCTGGACCGGCTGGCACCGGTTCATCACCCTGGCCATGCTCGCCCTGGCCGTGCTGACCGTCCTCGCCGCCGCCTCCGCTGAGCAAGCCGACTCCGACCCGGAGATCATCGCGTTGACCGTGGCGGAGATCCGCCGACTCCTCAACGCCTTCGTCCTCGCCCTACCACTACCACCAGCACACACCCTGCACTGGTCAACCTGGCGACGAACATCCCAAGCCCGAGCCCGCCGATCCCACTACCAGCGCAGACTCAGCCACCACGCCAGCCGACAGGTCAAGTGA
- a CDS encoding tyrosine-type recombinase/integrase has translation MNEVAARGSAQQADVVDPNEQLSESARRRIRESVPASTRRAYGGDWRRFTAWCIENQRSRLPASAATLAEYVSHLADEGKASSTIERAMAAVTVAHVSADTEPPNTRPARAVLRRHRSELAEGGRGVRKAKALTITALRAMVEALDTSTVAGLRDRALIVVGFALGARRSELAALNIADLTFTDDGLQVAIRRSKTDKESVGRHTALPYTSRPATCPVRTMKAWLDALAKRGETSGPVFRRIDRYGNLGRAPHGRGEASGRITGQAVAIIVRRTALRAGLDAASAFSGHSLRRGFATETHRQGKNPLRIARHGGWKDGSTTLAGYIEDANQWEDNALTDVGL, from the coding sequence GTGAATGAAGTAGCTGCGCGGGGGAGTGCCCAGCAGGCCGACGTGGTCGATCCGAATGAACAGCTCTCGGAGTCGGCGCGCCGGCGTATCCGCGAATCCGTACCGGCATCTACGCGACGAGCGTACGGCGGTGACTGGCGTCGGTTCACTGCCTGGTGCATCGAGAACCAGCGATCCCGTCTTCCAGCCTCCGCAGCGACCCTGGCCGAGTATGTCTCGCATCTGGCTGACGAGGGCAAGGCATCGTCGACGATCGAACGCGCCATGGCGGCCGTCACGGTCGCCCACGTCAGCGCCGACACCGAGCCGCCCAACACCAGACCAGCCCGCGCCGTGCTTCGTCGGCATCGCTCCGAACTCGCCGAGGGCGGCCGAGGAGTGCGTAAAGCCAAGGCACTGACCATCACCGCGCTGCGCGCGATGGTCGAAGCCCTCGACACCTCCACCGTGGCGGGGTTGCGCGACCGGGCCCTCATCGTGGTCGGCTTCGCATTGGGTGCTCGCCGCAGCGAACTCGCCGCTTTGAACATCGCCGATCTCACCTTCACTGACGACGGTCTGCAGGTCGCCATCCGGCGGTCGAAGACCGACAAGGAATCCGTGGGCCGCCACACTGCTCTTCCCTACACGTCGCGACCGGCCACCTGCCCCGTGCGCACGATGAAGGCATGGCTTGACGCCCTCGCCAAGCGGGGGGAGACGTCGGGGCCAGTCTTCCGTCGCATCGACCGGTACGGCAACCTCGGCCGGGCTCCCCACGGGCGCGGCGAGGCGAGCGGTCGCATCACGGGCCAGGCGGTAGCCATCATCGTCCGGCGCACCGCACTCCGCGCCGGCCTGGACGCCGCCTCTGCTTTCTCCGGCCATTCCCTACGCCGCGGGTTCGCCACCGAAACCCACCGGCAGGGCAAGAACCCTTTGAGGATCGCTCGGCACGGCGGGTGGAAGGACGGCTCCACCACCCTGGCCGGCTACATCGAGGATGCCAACCAGTGGGAGGACAACGCCCTCACCGACGTCGGTCTGTGA